A single genomic interval of Antechinus flavipes isolate AdamAnt ecotype Samford, QLD, Australia chromosome 1, AdamAnt_v2, whole genome shotgun sequence harbors:
- the PEX11G gene encoding peroxisomal membrane protein 11C has translation MAALSGLVSSLESYRGRDRLIRTLSYGCQLIGGFLTEQSSVKSEIGKRLLGISAQLSHCRTVLRLFDDLAMLAYSRQYGLGAKEEDAIIRWLSVISNLADQLYYPCEHVAWAADAKIIHINSTKWWILSTALWGLSLLLGTLRSLKIILNLRRKLRNPEGKSSKSFRREKKMIEIQVKSEILTLLSNLADLANAIHWLPQGFLWAGRFPPWLVGLMGTVSSLISMYQASGLHSEKSDDS, from the exons ATTAGGACTTTGAGCTATGGCTGTCAGCTGATTGGTGGATTTCTGACTGAGCAGTCTTCCGTCAAGTCTGAAATAGGAAAGAGGCTTCTGGGAATATCTGCACAGCTCAGCCACTGCAGGACCGTCTTGCGGTTGTTTGATGACCTGGCCATGCTTGCATACAGTAGGCAGTATGGGCTGGGTGCTAAG GAGGAAGATGCTATCATCCGCTGGCTGTCTGTCATCAGTAACCTTGCTGATCAGCTCTATTACCCTTGTGAGCACGTTGCCTGGGCTGCTGATGCTAAGATTATTCACATCAACTCTACAAAGTGGTGGATACTAAGCACAGCCCTTTGGGGCCTTTCACTTCTCCTAGGAACTCTACG ATCTCTGAAAATTATACTGAATCtgagaagaaaattgagaaatcCTGAAGGAAAATCTAG TAAATcttttagaagagaaaagaaaatgattgaaaTTCAGGTGAAGTCGGAAATATTAACCCTTCTTAGCAATTTGGCTGATCTAGCCAATGCCATCCACTGGCTGCCTCAAGGATTCCTCTGGGCAGGACGATTTCCTCCATGGCTGGTGGGTCTCATGGGCACTGTGTCCTCTCTCATCAGTATGTACCAAGCATCTGGGCTTCACTCTGAAAAGTCTGATGACTCTTGA